A portion of the Krasilnikovia cinnamomea genome contains these proteins:
- a CDS encoding methylated-DNA--[protein]-cysteine S-methyltransferase: MMRHSTMDTPAGAFTAVVSDGGAVRAAGFTTDVGGLLRLVHPELAGETRPVADLGAVSAAVRCYLDGDLAALDEVPVEQRTGGAFMAHAWQVMREIKPGAPVTYTQFAELAGRPAAVRAAAAACARNPVALFVPCHRVLRIDGTLGGYRWGLDVKAWLLEHERH; encoded by the coding sequence ATGATGCGACACAGCACGATGGACACCCCCGCCGGAGCGTTCACCGCGGTGGTGAGCGACGGCGGTGCGGTCCGCGCCGCCGGATTCACCACGGACGTGGGTGGACTGCTGCGCCTCGTACACCCGGAACTGGCCGGAGAAACGCGGCCCGTCGCCGACCTCGGCGCGGTGAGTGCCGCGGTCCGGTGCTATCTGGACGGTGACCTGGCCGCGCTCGACGAGGTGCCGGTCGAGCAGCGCACCGGCGGCGCGTTCATGGCCCATGCGTGGCAGGTCATGCGGGAGATCAAGCCGGGTGCTCCGGTGACGTACACGCAGTTCGCGGAGCTGGCCGGGCGGCCCGCCGCGGTACGGGCCGCGGCGGCGGCCTGCGCGCGCAACCCGGTCGCCCTGTTCGTGCCGTGCCATCGGGTGCTGCGCATCGACGGCACGCTCGGCGGCTACCGCTGGGGCCTCGACGTGAAGGCCTGGCTGCTGGAGCACGAACGGCATTAA
- the valS gene encoding valine--tRNA ligase, producing MTDTGKTARAGLPERPSLDGLEEKWARRWQEEGTYAFDRSKERSDVYAIDTPPPTVSGELHMGHVFSYTHTDTIARFQRMRGKTVFYPMGWDDNGLPTERRVQNVYGVRCDPALPYEPGWQPPATAPKPPVPISRLNFVELCERLTAEDEQAFEALWRRLGLSVDWSMTYTTIGDTARAISQRAFLQNLARDEAYTAEAPTLWDVGFQTAVAQAELEDRERPGAFHRLRFHGPDGPVEVDTTRPELLAACVALVCHPTDDRYAALVGRTVRSPFFDVEVPVHAHAMAAPDKGTGIAMVCTFGDLTDVIWWRDLQLNTRVVIGRDGRFVAERPPGVPQVAYEGFAGLTVPAARREIVRLLQESGDLVGEPRPVTHPVKFYENGDAPLEIVTSRQWFIRNGGRDQHLREQLLAQGRALRWIPQHMAHRYEHWVNGLTGDWLISRQRFFGVPIPVWYRLDDAGEPDYQQLLIPDDSSLPVDPSSDCPPGFEPGQRDVPGGFTADPDVMDTWATSSLTPQIVTGWSVDEDLHRRTYPMDLRPQGQEIIRTWLFSSVVRAHLSTGTLPWHTAVLSGWILDPDRKKMSKSKGNVVTPMGLLEQSGSDAVRYWAANGRPGTDLAFDPAQIKVGRRLATKLLNASKFALGLGAADALRRPVTAELDRAVLARLAAVTGEVTAALDAYQHTDALQAAEGFFWTFCDDYIELVKDRAYGHGPAADSARAALAAGLSVQLRLFAPFLPYVTEEVWSWWRYGSVHTSTWPTTYELTRVAPEGDADLLDLAGEALRQIRRAKSDRKLSMKAEVPLAEALGPAAMLDRLARIEGDLKAAGKIGKLDRLPDRTPELVIACAF from the coding sequence ATGACCGATACGGGAAAGACCGCGCGCGCCGGTCTGCCCGAGCGACCGTCGCTGGACGGCCTCGAGGAGAAGTGGGCGCGCCGCTGGCAGGAGGAGGGCACGTACGCGTTCGACCGCTCGAAGGAGCGCTCGGACGTATACGCGATCGACACCCCTCCGCCGACCGTATCCGGCGAGCTGCACATGGGGCACGTCTTCTCGTACACCCACACCGACACGATCGCGCGGTTCCAGCGGATGCGCGGCAAGACCGTCTTCTACCCGATGGGCTGGGACGACAACGGGCTGCCCACCGAACGCCGGGTGCAGAACGTGTACGGCGTGCGCTGCGACCCGGCGCTGCCGTACGAGCCGGGGTGGCAGCCGCCGGCGACCGCGCCGAAGCCGCCGGTGCCGATCTCGCGGCTGAACTTCGTGGAGTTGTGTGAGCGGCTCACCGCCGAGGACGAGCAGGCGTTCGAGGCGCTGTGGCGGCGCCTCGGGCTGTCCGTCGACTGGTCCATGACGTACACGACGATCGGGGACACCGCGCGGGCGATCTCGCAGCGGGCGTTCCTGCAGAATCTGGCGCGCGACGAGGCGTACACGGCGGAGGCGCCGACGCTGTGGGACGTGGGCTTCCAGACCGCGGTCGCGCAGGCCGAGTTGGAGGACCGGGAGCGGCCCGGCGCGTTCCACCGGCTGCGCTTCCACGGGCCGGACGGGCCGGTCGAGGTGGACACGACCCGGCCGGAGCTGCTGGCGGCCTGCGTCGCGCTGGTCTGCCACCCCACCGACGATCGGTACGCCGCGCTGGTCGGCCGTACGGTGCGCAGCCCGTTCTTCGACGTCGAGGTGCCGGTGCACGCGCACGCCATGGCCGCGCCGGACAAGGGCACGGGCATCGCGATGGTGTGCACGTTCGGCGACCTGACCGACGTCATCTGGTGGCGTGACCTGCAACTGAACACGCGCGTGGTGATCGGCCGCGACGGCCGGTTCGTGGCGGAGCGCCCGCCCGGGGTCCCGCAGGTGGCGTACGAGGGGTTCGCGGGGCTGACGGTGCCCGCGGCCCGCCGGGAGATCGTCCGACTGCTGCAGGAGTCCGGCGATCTCGTCGGCGAGCCGCGGCCGGTCACCCATCCCGTGAAGTTCTACGAGAACGGGGACGCGCCTCTGGAGATCGTCACGAGCCGCCAGTGGTTCATCCGCAACGGCGGGCGCGACCAGCACCTGCGCGAGCAGTTGCTGGCGCAGGGCCGCGCGCTGCGCTGGATTCCGCAGCACATGGCGCACCGCTACGAGCACTGGGTGAACGGGCTGACCGGCGACTGGCTGATCAGCCGGCAGCGGTTCTTCGGCGTGCCGATCCCCGTGTGGTACCGGCTCGACGACGCTGGCGAGCCGGACTACCAGCAGCTTCTCATACCGGACGATTCGTCGCTGCCGGTTGACCCGTCTTCGGACTGTCCGCCCGGTTTCGAGCCCGGCCAGCGTGACGTCCCGGGCGGCTTCACCGCCGACCCGGACGTCATGGACACGTGGGCCACCTCGTCGCTGACCCCGCAGATCGTCACCGGCTGGAGTGTCGACGAGGATCTGCACCGGCGGACGTACCCGATGGACCTGCGCCCGCAGGGCCAGGAGATCATCCGCACCTGGCTGTTCTCCTCGGTGGTGCGGGCCCACCTGTCCACCGGCACCCTGCCCTGGCACACCGCGGTGCTCTCCGGCTGGATCCTCGACCCGGACCGCAAGAAGATGTCGAAGTCCAAGGGCAACGTGGTCACGCCGATGGGCCTGCTGGAGCAGAGCGGCTCCGACGCGGTCCGGTACTGGGCGGCCAACGGGCGGCCCGGCACGGATCTGGCGTTCGACCCCGCCCAGATCAAGGTCGGGCGGCGGCTGGCCACCAAGCTGCTCAACGCGTCGAAGTTCGCGCTCGGCCTGGGCGCGGCGGACGCCCTGCGCCGCCCGGTCACCGCGGAACTGGACCGGGCCGTGCTGGCCCGGCTGGCCGCGGTGACCGGCGAGGTGACCGCGGCACTCGACGCGTACCAGCACACCGACGCGTTGCAGGCGGCCGAGGGGTTCTTCTGGACGTTCTGCGACGACTACATCGAGCTGGTCAAGGATCGCGCGTACGGCCACGGCCCGGCCGCCGACTCCGCCCGGGCGGCGCTGGCGGCGGGGCTGTCCGTGCAGCTGCGGCTGTTCGCGCCGTTCCTGCCGTACGTCACCGAGGAGGTGTGGTCGTGGTGGCGGTACGGCTCGGTGCACACCTCGACCTGGCCCACCACGTACGAGCTGACCCGGGTCGCGCCCGAGGGCGACGCGGATCTGCTGGACCTGGCCGGGGAGGCGCTGCGTCAGATCCGCCGCGCCAAGAGTGACCGCAAGCTGTCCATGAAGGCGGAGGTGCCGCTGGCCGAGGCGCTCGGGCCGGCCGCGATGCTGGACCGGCTGGCGCGCATCGAGGGCGACCTGAAGGCGGCCGGGAAGATCGGCAAGCTGGACCGGTTGCCCGACCGTACGCCGGAACTGGTCATCGCCTGCGCGTTCTGA
- a CDS encoding DNA recombination protein RmuC — protein MTVSTVAVVIVCLGVGAALGWLAARLRAAADIARLEATVEAGRAGEQRLEQSMRALSYEATAQSQEAVARAVAPLHDALRRYEQRIGELERDRVDAYAELREQVRSMGAVSGELRTETKQLVAALRAPQVRGRWGEHQLRRIVEAAGLLEHCDFAEQVTAVTDQQGVRPDLVVRLHGGRSVVVDAKAPFDAYLSAMESRDERTRDGHLDRHARHLRAHVDALAAKAYWTAFPQTPEFVVLFVPADPFLDAALQRDPALLEHAFARDVVLATPATLVALLRTVAYSWRQEALARNAVVVHELARELYGRLATLGEHVGRLGGALGGAVTAYNRAVGSLESRVLVSARKLAELGVSDEQLTTPAQVEVTPRQPQAPELVDEF, from the coding sequence GTGACCGTCTCGACCGTGGCCGTGGTGATCGTCTGTCTGGGGGTGGGTGCCGCGCTGGGCTGGCTGGCCGCCCGGCTGCGCGCCGCCGCCGACATCGCCCGCCTGGAGGCCACCGTCGAGGCCGGCCGGGCCGGCGAGCAGCGCCTGGAGCAGTCGATGCGGGCGCTGTCCTACGAGGCCACCGCCCAGTCGCAGGAGGCCGTGGCCCGCGCCGTGGCCCCGCTGCACGACGCGCTGCGCCGCTACGAACAGCGCATCGGCGAGCTGGAACGCGACCGCGTCGACGCGTACGCGGAACTGCGCGAGCAGGTCCGCTCGATGGGCGCGGTCTCCGGTGAGCTGCGCACCGAGACCAAGCAGCTGGTGGCGGCGCTGCGGGCACCGCAGGTGCGGGGACGCTGGGGCGAGCATCAGCTGCGCCGCATCGTGGAGGCGGCGGGGCTGCTGGAGCACTGCGACTTCGCCGAGCAGGTCACCGCCGTCACGGATCAGCAGGGCGTGCGCCCCGACCTGGTGGTGCGGCTGCACGGCGGGCGCAGCGTGGTGGTGGACGCGAAGGCGCCGTTCGACGCGTACCTGTCCGCAATGGAGTCCCGCGACGAGCGGACCCGCGACGGCCACCTCGACCGGCACGCCCGCCACCTGCGCGCCCATGTGGACGCGCTGGCGGCCAAGGCGTACTGGACGGCGTTCCCGCAGACGCCCGAGTTCGTGGTGCTGTTCGTGCCCGCGGACCCGTTCCTGGACGCCGCGCTGCAACGCGACCCGGCGCTGCTGGAGCACGCGTTCGCCCGCGACGTCGTGCTGGCCACCCCGGCGACGCTGGTCGCGCTGCTGCGCACGGTGGCGTACTCGTGGCGGCAGGAGGCGCTGGCCCGCAACGCCGTCGTGGTCCACGAGCTGGCCCGCGAGCTGTACGGGCGGCTGGCCACGCTCGGCGAGCACGTGGGGCGGCTCGGCGGTGCGCTGGGCGGGGCGGTGACCGCCTACAACCGGGCGGTGGGGTCGCTGGAGTCGCGGGTGCTGGTCAGCGCCCGCAAGCTGGCCGAGCTGGGGGTGAGCGACGAGCAGCTGACCACGCCCGCGCAGGTGGAGGTGACCCCGCGCCAGCCCCAGGCACCGGAGCTGGTCGACGAGTTCTAA
- a CDS encoding 4-hydroxy-3-methylbut-2-enyl diphosphate reductase has translation MTETRKRVLLARPRGYCAGVDRAVQTVEEALKLYGAPVYVRKQIVHNKHVVSTLEARGAIFVEENEEVPEGSIVVFSAHGVAPEVHEQAKARNLKAIDATCPLVTKVHHEAKRYAAEDYDILLIGHEGHEEVIGTAGEAPAHIQLVDGPDGVDKVTVRDPEKVVWLSQTTLSVDETMETVARLKTRLPLLQSPPSDDICYATQNRQHVVKEIAPSCDVVIVVGSTNSSNSVRLVEVALDAGARAGHLVDYASEIRDEWLEGATTVGVSSGASVPEDLVMEVLAHLAERGFGEVTEYTTAEERLTFSLPQELRRDMKAAAARG, from the coding sequence GTGACCGAGACCCGTAAGCGCGTGCTCCTGGCCAGGCCGAGGGGGTACTGCGCGGGCGTCGACCGCGCGGTGCAGACCGTCGAGGAGGCGCTGAAGCTGTACGGCGCGCCGGTCTACGTCCGCAAGCAGATCGTGCACAACAAGCACGTGGTCAGCACGCTGGAGGCCCGCGGCGCGATCTTCGTGGAGGAGAACGAGGAGGTCCCCGAGGGCTCGATCGTGGTCTTCTCCGCGCACGGCGTCGCCCCCGAGGTGCACGAGCAGGCCAAGGCCCGCAACCTCAAGGCGATCGACGCGACCTGCCCGCTGGTCACCAAGGTCCACCACGAGGCCAAGCGGTACGCGGCGGAGGACTACGACATCCTGCTGATCGGCCACGAGGGTCACGAGGAGGTCATCGGCACCGCCGGTGAGGCTCCCGCGCACATCCAGCTCGTAGACGGCCCGGACGGGGTCGACAAGGTCACCGTGCGGGACCCGGAGAAGGTGGTCTGGCTGTCGCAGACCACGCTGTCGGTGGACGAGACGATGGAGACCGTGGCCCGGCTCAAGACCCGGCTGCCGCTGCTGCAGTCCCCGCCCAGCGACGACATCTGCTACGCCACGCAGAACCGCCAGCACGTGGTCAAGGAGATCGCCCCGTCCTGCGACGTGGTGATCGTGGTCGGCTCGACGAACTCGTCGAACTCCGTCCGCCTCGTCGAGGTGGCCCTGGACGCCGGTGCCCGCGCCGGTCACCTGGTCGACTACGCCTCGGAGATCCGCGACGAGTGGCTGGAGGGCGCCACCACGGTCGGTGTCTCGTCCGGCGCCAGCGTCCCGGAGGACCTGGTCATGGAGGTGCTCGCGCACCTGGCGGAGCGCGGCTTCGGCGAGGTCACCGAGTACACCACCGCCGAGGAGCGGCTCACCTTCTCGCTGCCGCAGGAGCTGCGCCGCGACATGAAGGCCGCCGCCGCGCGCGGTTAG
- the xseA gene encoding exodeoxyribonuclease VII large subunit, with the protein MTQPEQPKSTADEPWPVRVVSQKIGAWVAKLGWVWVDGQVAQISRRPGASVVFLTLRDPSADLSLTVTTHRDVLDAGAPELAEGARVTLHAKPEFYPARGSLSLRADEIRQVGLGELLARLERLKKLLAAEGLFARERKRRLPFLPRRIGLITGRASAAERDVLMNTRRRWPSVDFRVVNVAVQGPTAVTQIIDALAVLDDDPTIDVIVLARGGGGVEDLLPFSDEALCRAVFAARTPVVSAIGHETDAPLVDYVADVRASTPTDAAKRVVPDLAEETRLIEHARHRLDRAIGTMLDREAQRLQAWRSRPALARPEALVDQRAADVAALRDRAGRCVDHRLRRADDDLRHTLARLRALSPAATLQRGYAIVQRADGHVVRAATEVAPDDLLRVRLADGELRASVRETG; encoded by the coding sequence GTGACCCAGCCCGAGCAGCCCAAGAGCACGGCGGACGAGCCGTGGCCGGTCCGGGTGGTCAGCCAGAAGATCGGCGCCTGGGTCGCCAAGCTGGGCTGGGTGTGGGTGGACGGGCAGGTCGCCCAGATCAGCCGCCGCCCCGGCGCCAGCGTGGTCTTCCTGACCCTGCGCGACCCCTCGGCCGACCTCAGCCTCACCGTCACCACGCACCGCGACGTGCTGGACGCGGGCGCGCCCGAGCTGGCCGAGGGCGCCCGGGTGACGCTGCATGCCAAGCCCGAGTTCTACCCGGCCCGGGGGTCGTTGAGCCTGCGCGCCGACGAGATCCGCCAGGTCGGCCTCGGTGAGCTGCTGGCCCGGCTGGAACGCCTCAAGAAGCTGCTGGCCGCCGAGGGCCTGTTCGCCCGGGAGCGCAAGCGACGCCTGCCGTTCCTGCCCCGGCGGATCGGCCTGATCACCGGCCGGGCCTCGGCCGCCGAGCGCGACGTGCTGATGAACACGCGGCGCCGCTGGCCGTCGGTGGACTTCCGGGTCGTCAACGTGGCCGTGCAGGGGCCGACCGCGGTCACCCAGATCATCGACGCGCTGGCCGTGCTGGACGACGACCCGACGATCGACGTGATCGTGCTGGCCCGGGGCGGCGGCGGCGTGGAGGATCTGCTGCCGTTCTCCGACGAGGCGCTGTGCCGGGCGGTGTTCGCCGCGCGGACCCCGGTCGTCAGCGCGATCGGCCACGAGACGGACGCGCCGCTGGTCGACTACGTCGCCGACGTGCGCGCCTCCACCCCGACCGACGCCGCGAAACGCGTCGTGCCGGACCTGGCCGAGGAGACCCGGCTCATCGAGCACGCGCGGCACCGCCTCGACCGGGCGATCGGCACGATGCTCGACCGGGAGGCGCAGCGGCTGCAGGCGTGGCGCTCGCGGCCCGCGCTGGCCCGCCCGGAGGCACTGGTCGATCAGCGCGCGGCCGACGTGGCCGCGCTCCGGGACCGCGCCGGGCGCTGCGTCGACCACCGGCTGCGCCGGGCCGACGACGACCTGCGGCACACCCTCGCGCGGCTGCGCGCCCTGTCGCCCGCGGCCACGCTGCAGCGCGGCTACGCGATCGTGCAGCGCGCCGACGGCCACGTCGTCCGCGCGGCCACCGAGGTGGCCCCGGACGACCTTCTTCGGGTACGGCTCGCGGACGGCGAGCTGCGGGCGAGCGTACGGGAGACCGGGTGA
- a CDS encoding exodeoxyribonuclease VII small subunit, translating to MTDETLSYEQARTELASVVERLEQGGSSLEEALALWERGERLADVCQRWLDGARERIDAARAARAQE from the coding sequence GTGACCGACGAGACGTTGAGTTACGAGCAGGCGCGCACCGAGCTGGCGTCGGTGGTGGAACGCCTGGAGCAGGGCGGCAGTTCGCTGGAGGAGGCGCTGGCGCTGTGGGAACGCGGCGAGCGGTTGGCCGACGTGTGCCAGCGCTGGCTCGACGGAGCCCGCGAGCGCATCGACGCCGCCCGGGCCGCCCGCGCGCAGGAGTGA
- a CDS encoding DUF4245 domain-containing protein, whose protein sequence is MEPARPADAAPETAAATPAAAAAGVPAGGISPAGVPAGGVPAGQAGRGRAERPPRDMVISLAVLLVPIALVLIFYRVVLDGDAPRSIDPGPTIQQAQAASVFPVAEPRGLGDDWHVASATWRREATGATLRLGYVAPGDAPVQLIESSVPAETLLPRELGRTLAPHGFYQNAGRAWQRYAAGAETQALVLLEKNRSVIVLGQADVRQLEKLAASLS, encoded by the coding sequence GTGGAACCAGCCCGCCCCGCCGACGCCGCCCCGGAAACCGCCGCCGCTACCCCGGCGGCCGCCGCTGCCGGTGTTCCGGCTGGCGGCATCTCGCCGGCCGGTGTTCCGGCGGGCGGCGTCCCGGCCGGGCAGGCGGGCCGCGGCCGGGCCGAGCGGCCGCCCAGGGACATGGTCATCTCCCTGGCCGTCCTGCTGGTGCCGATCGCGCTGGTGCTGATCTTCTACCGCGTCGTACTCGACGGTGACGCCCCGCGGAGCATCGACCCCGGGCCCACCATCCAGCAGGCGCAGGCGGCCAGCGTGTTCCCGGTGGCCGAGCCGCGCGGGCTCGGCGACGACTGGCACGTGGCCAGCGCGACGTGGCGGCGCGAGGCCACCGGCGCGACCCTGCGGCTCGGGTACGTCGCCCCGGGCGACGCACCGGTCCAGCTGATCGAGAGCAGCGTGCCGGCGGAGACCCTGCTGCCGCGCGAACTCGGGCGCACCCTCGCCCCGCACGGCTTCTATCAGAACGCCGGGCGCGCCTGGCAGCGGTACGCGGCGGGCGCGGAGACCCAGGCCCTGGTGCTGCTGGAGAAGAACCGCTCGGTGATCGTGCTGGGTCAGGCGGACGTCCGGCAGCTGGAAAAGCTCGCCGCGTCCCTGTCCTGA
- the glpX gene encoding class II fructose-bisphosphatase, with protein MTVARVPQDLDRNIALDLVRVTEAAAMAAGRWVGRGDKEGGDGAAVDAMRKLINSIQMSGVVVIGEGEKDHAPMLYNGERVGDGTGPEVDVAVDPIDGTTLMSKGMPGAVAVLAVAERGAMFDPSAVFYMEKIAVGPDCADVIDINAGTAENLRRIAKAKRSSVSDVTVCILDRPRHEKLVAEVRAAGAQIKFISDGDIAGAISAARHESDVDVLMGIGGTPEGITAACALKCLGGMIQAKLWPLDDSEREKAIAGGHDLDRVLTTDDLVTGDNCFFVATGVTSGDLLRGVRYRAGGAHTQSIVMRSKSGTIRVIDSYHRLEKLSLYSAVDFDGHLPTVPTGSGDVALI; from the coding sequence GTGACTGTTGCCCGCGTTCCGCAGGATCTCGACCGGAACATCGCCCTCGACCTGGTCCGCGTCACCGAGGCCGCCGCGATGGCGGCCGGGCGCTGGGTGGGCCGCGGCGACAAGGAAGGCGGCGACGGCGCGGCCGTCGACGCCATGCGCAAGCTCATCAACTCGATCCAGATGAGCGGCGTCGTGGTGATCGGCGAGGGCGAGAAGGACCACGCGCCGATGCTGTACAACGGCGAGCGGGTCGGCGACGGCACGGGCCCCGAGGTGGATGTCGCGGTCGACCCGATCGACGGGACGACGCTGATGAGCAAGGGGATGCCGGGCGCGGTCGCGGTGCTGGCCGTTGCCGAGCGCGGCGCGATGTTCGACCCCAGCGCGGTCTTCTACATGGAGAAGATCGCGGTCGGCCCGGACTGCGCGGACGTGATCGACATCAACGCGGGCACCGCGGAGAATCTGCGCCGGATCGCCAAGGCGAAGCGGTCCAGCGTCTCCGACGTGACGGTGTGCATCCTCGACCGGCCCCGGCACGAGAAGCTGGTCGCGGAGGTCCGCGCCGCGGGCGCACAGATCAAGTTCATCTCCGACGGCGACATCGCCGGGGCGATCTCGGCGGCGCGTCATGAGTCGGACGTCGATGTGCTCATGGGCATCGGCGGCACCCCCGAGGGCATCACCGCGGCGTGCGCGCTGAAGTGCCTGGGCGGCATGATCCAGGCGAAGCTGTGGCCGCTGGACGACTCGGAACGGGAGAAGGCGATCGCGGGCGGGCACGACCTGGACCGGGTCCTGACCACCGACGACCTGGTCACGGGCGACAACTGCTTCTTCGTGGCGACCGGGGTGACCTCCGGCGACCTGCTGCGCGGCGTGCGGTACCGGGCGGGCGGGGCGCACACGCAGTCGATCGTCATGCGGAGCAAGAGCGGCACGATCCGGGTGATCGACTCGTACCACCGGCTGGAGAAGCTGTCGTTGTACTCGGCGGTCGACTTCGACGGTCACCTGCCGACGGTGCCGACGGGTTCGGGCGACGTCGCCCTGATCTGA
- a CDS encoding rhomboid family intramembrane serine protease → MSYLEEREDAAAKFGTEPFYASLGRAFVAMCALIPFLFLVEALDIAIGRGQLDVAGGIIPHRVDGLDGVVFSPFLHASWDHLYGNAVPLILVGTFVLAAGTKRFIWSTLLIMLVSGLGVWLIGDPDSVVVGASGVVFGYLGLLFARGFVERSWWNLGVAAFIGLLYWYQLYNVLPTDQPISWQGHLLGLIGGVIAAILFRRKRPRPVPGRYDPTTTTLTDL, encoded by the coding sequence GTGAGTTACCTCGAGGAGCGCGAGGACGCGGCGGCGAAGTTCGGCACCGAGCCCTTCTACGCGTCGCTGGGCCGGGCGTTCGTCGCCATGTGCGCGCTGATCCCGTTCCTCTTCCTCGTCGAGGCCCTCGACATCGCGATCGGCCGGGGCCAGCTCGACGTGGCGGGCGGCATCATCCCGCACCGCGTCGACGGTCTCGACGGCGTCGTCTTCAGCCCGTTCCTGCACGCCAGCTGGGACCACCTGTACGGCAACGCCGTACCGCTCATCCTCGTCGGCACGTTCGTGCTGGCCGCCGGGACCAAGCGCTTCATCTGGTCGACGCTGCTGATCATGCTGGTCAGCGGCCTCGGGGTGTGGCTCATCGGCGACCCCGACAGCGTGGTGGTCGGCGCCAGCGGGGTCGTCTTCGGCTACCTCGGGCTGCTGTTCGCCCGCGGCTTCGTCGAGCGCAGCTGGTGGAACCTGGGCGTGGCCGCGTTCATCGGCCTGCTGTACTGGTACCAGCTCTACAACGTGCTCCCCACCGACCAGCCGATCTCCTGGCAGGGCCACCTGCTCGGCCTGATCGGCGGCGTGATCGCCGCGATCCTGTTCCGCCGCAAGCGGCCCCGTCCCGTCCCGGGCAGGTACGACCCGACCACCACCACGCTGACGGATCTCTGA
- a CDS encoding S1 family peptidase, producing the protein MILCGALVAPLAATGAPAHAERGSPPVHAVVGGKLAPDGWFPWMVRLSMGCGGALTAPRVVLTAGHCVAGTGPDTSIRVIAGVADLKSPNAIVARSVTVIRATGFHGEVNGDDWAVIKLDRALKLPVLPLSRGGDDGPQTILGWGQTGETNPVQQRRLRYATVSIVADATCAAAYRKVGVDLVAGESICASAPGVDTCQGDSGGPMVRRTGRHGWVQTGIVSWGVGCARKGYPGVYTQVSTFQAAIRAATRRLA; encoded by the coding sequence GTGATTCTGTGCGGCGCCCTCGTGGCGCCGCTGGCCGCGACCGGCGCGCCAGCCCACGCCGAACGTGGGTCGCCGCCGGTCCACGCGGTCGTCGGCGGCAAGCTCGCGCCGGACGGCTGGTTCCCCTGGATGGTCCGCCTCTCCATGGGCTGTGGCGGCGCGCTCACCGCGCCCCGCGTCGTGCTCACCGCCGGTCACTGCGTCGCCGGCACCGGGCCGGACACCAGCATCCGCGTCATCGCCGGCGTCGCCGACCTCAAGTCCCCCAACGCCATCGTCGCCCGGTCGGTCACGGTGATCCGCGCCACGGGTTTCCACGGGGAGGTGAACGGCGACGACTGGGCCGTCATCAAGCTCGATCGGGCGCTCAAACTGCCCGTCCTGCCGCTGAGCCGGGGCGGCGACGACGGCCCGCAGACCATCCTGGGCTGGGGCCAGACCGGCGAAACCAATCCGGTGCAGCAGCGCCGCCTCCGGTACGCCACCGTGTCGATCGTCGCGGACGCCACCTGCGCGGCCGCGTACCGGAAGGTGGGGGTCGACCTGGTCGCCGGCGAATCGATCTGCGCCAGCGCACCCGGCGTCGACACCTGCCAGGGCGACTCCGGCGGCCCCATGGTGCGGCGCACCGGGCGACACGGGTGGGTGCAGACCGGAATCGTGAGCTGGGGAGTGGGCTGCGCCCGCAAGGGCTATCCGGGCGTATACACGCAGGTGTCCACGTTCCAGGCGGCCATCCGCGCCGCCACCCGGCGGCTCGCCTAG
- a CDS encoding lytic transglycosylase domain-containing protein produces MNRLWSRVGVRVASVGLLVLGVIGGVYLGQDRATQQRSAEAQLVVQADADELQLLKERHAEHAAARAWQRQAEDDAAAKAATEAKAAADKARSLEKKAIAKAEEKKAAEEKSSDSGDTVPYPGDIPASCDEFNGNRAIGCALMLEAGFKIDQWPCLDKLFKRESGWNHHAENKSSGAYGIPQALPGSKMKSEGADWEDNPATQIKWGLGYIEGRYKTPCGAWNHSENVGWY; encoded by the coding sequence GTGAATCGGCTCTGGAGCCGGGTCGGTGTTCGTGTGGCCTCCGTGGGTCTGCTCGTTCTGGGCGTGATCGGCGGCGTCTATCTCGGGCAGGACCGGGCGACCCAGCAGCGCAGTGCCGAAGCGCAACTCGTCGTTCAGGCCGACGCGGACGAGCTGCAGCTGCTGAAGGAGCGACACGCCGAGCACGCGGCGGCCCGGGCGTGGCAGCGCCAGGCCGAGGACGACGCGGCCGCGAAGGCGGCGACCGAAGCCAAGGCCGCGGCCGACAAGGCGCGGTCGCTGGAGAAGAAGGCGATCGCCAAGGCCGAGGAGAAGAAGGCGGCGGAGGAGAAGTCCTCCGACTCCGGGGACACCGTGCCGTACCCCGGTGACATCCCGGCCTCCTGCGACGAGTTCAACGGCAACCGCGCCATCGGGTGCGCGCTGATGCTCGAGGCGGGCTTCAAGATCGATCAGTGGCCGTGCCTCGACAAGCTGTTCAAGCGCGAGAGCGGCTGGAACCACCACGCCGAGAACAAGAGCTCCGGTGCGTACGGCATCCCGCAGGCGCTGCCGGGCAGCAAGATGAAGTCCGAGGGCGCGGACTGGGAGGACAACCCGGCCACCCAGATCAAGTGGGGTCTCGGCTACATCGAGGGGCGCTACAAGACCCCATGTGGCGCCTGGAACCACTCGGAGAACGTCGGCTGGTACTGA